The Pyxidicoccus sp. MSG2 DNA segment GCAATACTGAATCAGGCTTCAACTCTGACTCGTGACGCGCCGCAATACTGAATCAGGCTTCAACTCGCGGCGGCCGAAAGATGAATCAGTCTTCAACTCCGGTTTGCTCCCGACGCTCCGGGTTTGGTACGAATCCTCTACTTGCGGCGCTGAGTGTCCACGCCGCAGGCCGGGGCTTCCCGCTATCCGGTGTGCTTCGCCGGCGGGAATCACCCGCACTTCCATCGAACCCTGTAAGCGATTGCAACGGAGCTACAAATGGCAACGCGTCGCATGAGTATTCGTGCTGTGGCGGTGGTCTTCGGGCTGTGCGGGCTGGCGTGTCAGAACCAGGATCCGGGCGAGGACAAGCCGCCCGTCGACGAGGCGTCGGCCGAGGTGAAGGCCTGTCGCGAGCGCATCGCGGCGAAGACGGCGGAGGTCCAGGCGGCGGGCATCGACATCTCCACCTGGTCCATCCAGGACGCGCCGGAGATGGCGGAGATCACCACCACCGCGCCGCAGACCCAGGACACCTACCGCACCTATGACGGCCACTACCGCCCGCTGACGAACCACCAGGGCTGCTCGGTGGACAACCTCTACTACGACAAGGCCAACACCGCCGGCACCACGCCGTACAAGGACGGCAACAACGACGGCAAGTGGACCGGCGCGGTGGCCTTCGGCGGCCCCAACGCGGCCACGGACTATATCGGCGGCGACAAGGCGAAGATCGACGGCTATCCCTGCGCGGCCAAGGAGTACACCCAGAACAACGAGGACAGCGCCAAGCCCATCATCATCCTCGTGCACGGCAACTCCACGCGCCCGCACACCTGGGAGAAGTTCGTCCTCCCAGCGGGCACCTCCGTCAACACCGCCACGGAGAACGTCCAGTTCACCGCGGACACCACCGCGCGGGAGCAGCTGGCGGAGAAGCTCATCGCGCTGCGCTACCGCGTCATCGCCGTGGACTTCCGCACGGACATCGTCACCACCATCGACCCGGCCGCCAACAGCACCACGCAGAACGCCGCGGGCAACATCGACCACGGCTGGGCCACGCCCATCCTCCAGTCGCTCGTGAAGGCGGTGATGAAGAACAACCCCAACCGCAAGGTGGCCCTCATCGGCCACTCGCTGGGTGTCACCGTCGTGCGCGACGCCCTGCGCCGCCAGTACGTGGAGTGGAGCTCCGGCCGCTCGGGCGGCGTCAACCCCTTCCCTCAGCTGAGCCACGTCATCCTCGGCTCGGGCGCCAACCACGGCGTGTCCACCTACGACACCCAGCCCAACTCGCTGTGCGCCGCCAACGACACCATGCGCGGCACCATCGTCTGCGAGATGGGCAGCCGCTCCAACTACGTGCAGACGTACTTCCACAAGCCGCTCAACGGCCCCCGCGACCTCTTCGCCACCCCCTGCGCGGACGGTGACTACGCCTTCGGCAAGACGGGCCAGTGCGGCAACAACGTCGTGAAGTACTTCACCATCACGATGACGGACAAGACGAAGGGCACCAACTACCAGGACTTCTACGTCTCCGAGGCCGCCTCG contains these protein-coding regions:
- a CDS encoding esterase/lipase family protein produces the protein MSIRAVAVVFGLCGLACQNQDPGEDKPPVDEASAEVKACRERIAAKTAEVQAAGIDISTWSIQDAPEMAEITTTAPQTQDTYRTYDGHYRPLTNHQGCSVDNLYYDKANTAGTTPYKDGNNDGKWTGAVAFGGPNAATDYIGGDKAKIDGYPCAAKEYTQNNEDSAKPIIILVHGNSTRPHTWEKFVLPAGTSVNTATENVQFTADTTAREQLAEKLIALRYRVIAVDFRTDIVTTIDPAANSTTQNAAGNIDHGWATPILQSLVKAVMKNNPNRKVALIGHSLGVTVVRDALRRQYVEWSSGRSGGVNPFPQLSHVILGSGANHGVSTYDTQPNSLCAANDTMRGTIVCEMGSRSNYVQTYFHKPLNGPRDLFATPCADGDYAFGKTGQCGNNVVKYFTITMTDKTKGTNYQDFYVSEAASRIEMEGCVTNTLTTLSDYDTSGYFNKGFIANHFGSMRSSAGLDLVLRYLAQ